A stretch of the Haloarchaeobius salinus genome encodes the following:
- a CDS encoding M14 family zinc carboxypeptidase → MKRVQPDDGYVTDTPDRYTYEEAEELDEEIFERGGIDRRTFLSVAAATGAALALPSTVSAEVTDDRVTDLAQFAISATPDDYEVTVVIEFADVTAVQEFYGEFGEPDWDIDENLRAPKAVYREEPTPAAHAWLTEAEVQYALDEMTGIEHVDFSPGAHPFWNLEDSYGDYDVYPEYIEEFDVFPPVEGARDWTSHQETGQALDHLETTYPDMVNVERIGQGPGWENVFTGEDPDPRDIYVAELTNDVQDREAFAAKEKCVFIVGIHGNERAGVEAGSRIIEQAAKGEAEEFNTLLDDIAIIYVYINPDGWSLREPQYYGPNILFHYRGNASLVDTNRQYPTIGWANPGFWPADAGRAPDPRPGYDVGYQDVVPDALATVGHLRGYDNVEYLCDYHMMGWASQMVLNLESNAAYNHDGTHNLDEVNRRITSSMDDYWGGPAAIADDTIRAGADTAGLSNYVPDTLIDYGSIYDSLGYNITGGLLGWAGQPEAFGGLGAITVAPELAMRDSTDWRPYIERHLETAYYLSQLEFARLCAADTDATVATGDQDTAYVTTDALTRRSADLSHTDESPGKGRGRGQERATEVQRRHETVHPGPEGSARKTTGGGSHSIAVQFDAGSAEEGVVSLRNPGGQVVRAIDLAESDQTSFYVPNPGNGDWSVEFDGEADIEVEFVTIESDEEHPNPEEAFGYPQTEYVVNPMQFFLDLEPQLESGKMDGLRVHDVRVGRLMRGNSGRRRYDKVVISHDEGRDDEQYIAEIEAFVDAGGDLVLTDTGLYLLDSLSVGETEAISVDDIQTVEVGIANLVDRDFDHYLLSDIRPLQREMWKSPQVGYVPNTNDQPATILDDDAFAAAGGAAAGRMQVIEGPWRDEEIVAEGVAAGSLSAGDAEINLLGSVLPPANQRELHPFGMADYAVSFMGHTMLCNALGFQQRRFVEGELVGTWGEVR, encoded by the coding sequence ATGAAACGAGTACAACCCGACGACGGATACGTAACCGATACTCCCGACCGCTACACCTACGAAGAGGCTGAGGAACTAGACGAAGAGATTTTCGAACGCGGCGGAATCGACCGTCGGACATTCCTGAGCGTGGCCGCCGCGACCGGTGCCGCACTCGCCCTCCCGAGTACGGTATCCGCCGAAGTCACAGACGACAGAGTCACTGACCTCGCACAGTTTGCCATCAGCGCCACACCGGACGACTACGAAGTGACTGTTGTTATCGAGTTCGCAGACGTTACTGCCGTACAGGAGTTCTATGGAGAGTTCGGCGAACCAGACTGGGATATCGACGAAAACCTACGAGCTCCGAAAGCGGTCTATCGCGAAGAACCGACACCGGCCGCCCACGCCTGGCTTACCGAGGCTGAAGTTCAGTACGCCCTTGATGAGATGACCGGAATCGAACACGTGGATTTCTCACCGGGAGCCCATCCCTTCTGGAATCTCGAGGACTCCTATGGTGACTACGATGTCTATCCGGAATACATCGAAGAATTCGACGTCTTCCCGCCTGTCGAGGGGGCACGCGACTGGACATCACATCAGGAAACCGGCCAGGCACTTGACCACCTCGAGACCACGTATCCCGACATGGTCAATGTCGAACGTATCGGCCAGGGGCCGGGATGGGAAAACGTCTTCACTGGGGAAGACCCCGACCCACGTGACATCTACGTCGCCGAGTTGACCAACGATGTTCAGGACCGGGAAGCCTTCGCTGCGAAGGAAAAGTGCGTCTTCATCGTGGGAATCCACGGCAACGAGCGTGCCGGCGTCGAAGCCGGCAGCCGCATCATTGAACAGGCCGCCAAGGGCGAAGCGGAGGAGTTCAACACGCTCCTGGACGATATCGCCATCATCTACGTCTACATCAATCCGGACGGGTGGAGCCTGCGCGAACCACAGTACTACGGCCCGAACATCCTGTTCCACTACCGGGGGAACGCCTCTCTGGTGGATACGAACCGTCAGTACCCCACGATCGGGTGGGCGAATCCCGGATTCTGGCCCGCCGATGCGGGACGCGCACCGGACCCACGACCCGGCTACGACGTTGGCTACCAGGACGTCGTCCCGGACGCGCTGGCCACCGTCGGACACCTCAGAGGGTACGACAACGTCGAATATCTCTGTGACTACCACATGATGGGCTGGGCGAGCCAGATGGTGCTGAACCTCGAGTCCAACGCCGCCTACAACCACGACGGCACCCACAACCTGGACGAGGTCAACCGACGTATCACTTCCTCGATGGACGACTACTGGGGGGGTCCGGCAGCCATCGCGGACGACACCATCCGGGCAGGTGCAGACACAGCAGGCCTTTCGAATTACGTCCCTGACACGCTGATCGATTATGGCTCGATATACGACTCGCTTGGCTACAACATCACGGGCGGCCTGCTCGGCTGGGCGGGTCAGCCCGAAGCGTTCGGTGGCCTCGGTGCCATCACCGTCGCCCCCGAACTTGCAATGCGCGACTCGACGGACTGGCGGCCGTATATCGAGCGCCACCTCGAGACTGCCTACTACCTCTCCCAGCTAGAATTCGCCAGACTGTGTGCCGCCGATACGGATGCGACGGTAGCGACGGGCGACCAGGACACCGCGTACGTGACCACGGACGCACTGACGCGACGGTCGGCTGACCTCTCACACACCGACGAGAGCCCCGGAAAAGGCCGGGGACGGGGCCAGGAGCGTGCGACGGAAGTTCAACGACGGCATGAAACTGTCCACCCTGGCCCTGAAGGCAGTGCAAGGAAGACCACAGGTGGCGGTTCGCACTCGATAGCGGTGCAGTTCGATGCCGGGAGCGCCGAAGAGGGAGTCGTCAGTCTCCGCAACCCTGGCGGGCAGGTTGTCCGGGCGATCGACCTCGCCGAGAGCGACCAGACCAGTTTCTACGTCCCGAATCCTGGCAATGGAGACTGGTCGGTCGAGTTCGACGGTGAGGCCGATATCGAGGTCGAGTTCGTGACTATCGAGAGCGACGAGGAACATCCCAACCCCGAAGAGGCCTTCGGCTACCCACAGACCGAGTACGTCGTCAATCCGATGCAGTTCTTCCTCGACCTCGAGCCACAACTCGAATCCGGGAAGATGGACGGACTTCGCGTTCACGACGTCCGTGTTGGCCGGCTGATGCGTGGAAACTCCGGTCGCCGCCGCTACGACAAAGTCGTCATCTCCCATGACGAAGGGCGTGACGACGAACAGTACATTGCAGAGATCGAAGCCTTCGTCGATGCTGGCGGCGATCTCGTATTGACTGACACCGGGTTGTATCTCCTCGATTCCCTATCGGTCGGCGAAACAGAGGCGATTTCGGTGGATGATATCCAGACCGTGGAAGTCGGTATCGCGAACCTCGTGGACCGTGACTTCGACCACTACCTGTTGTCGGATATCAGGCCCCTGCAGCGGGAGATGTGGAAGAGTCCACAGGTGGGGTACGTTCCCAACACGAACGACCAACCGGCGACGATTCTCGACGATGACGCGTTCGCGGCTGCCGGCGGCGCTGCTGCTGGCCGGATGCAAGTAATCGAAGGGCCGTGGCGGGACGAGGAGATCGTCGCCGAGGGAGTTGCTGCCGGCTCACTCTCAGCTGGTGACGCAGAGATCAACCTCCTCGGTTCGGTCCTCCCACCGGCGAACCAGCGCGAACTCCATCCGTTCGGGATGGCTGACTACGCTGTCTCGTTCATGGGTCATACGATGCTCTGTAATGCACTCGGCTTCCAGCAACGTCGCTTCGTCGAGGGTGAACTCGTCGGAACGTGGGGAGAAGTCCGCTGA
- a CDS encoding hydantoinase/oxoprolinase family protein codes for MPQDTTRVAVDIGGTFTDLVAVRDGGLTLAKASTTPSNFAGGVLDAVEKGGLPLASVDQFVHGTTVVINAITERTGEETALLTTAGFRDVLDVTRANRPDMFNYQYEKPEPFVPRRHRWEVPERVDQAGEPVQPLDEDAVREAAREIRDAGFDTIAVSYLHSYENPDHERRTRELVEEVHPDAYVTLSHELTKEYREYERTNTAVLNSYVRPIADEYLDTLSGRLGNQGFDGTTYAMKSNAGTASFDEARRRPVEMVESGPVGGVYGAAHVGRQLDEPDVVSFDMGGTTAKTSVVRDGEVTIDTDYWLESSPRDEGYPLKIPVVDIVEIGAGGGSIAWTDAGGSINVGPESSGADPGPACYGRGGTEPTVTDANLLTGRLNPDYFLGGDMRLDVDAAETALEPLADEFDTSVREAAHGVLRVVNSNMANALKQVSIRRGHDPRDFVLVASGGAGPLHAATLARELGVKETVVPRAPGQFSAWGMLVTDLRKDFARTRVMPFDGGHADEVAATVAALEAEARDAYAAEDVDEDELVLERSVDLRYAGQEHTVNTPLGDGPVDASEIAATIERFHARHERTFDFRLDDPCEVVNVRLTASAPMPKPAVESLDVAGEPADAVKHTREVDFATEGIHDARVYERDALPTETSIDGPAVVEEPACTTLVHPEQTFEVDTFGNLHIS; via the coding sequence ATGCCACAAGATACCACCCGTGTCGCCGTCGATATCGGGGGGACGTTCACCGACCTCGTGGCGGTGCGAGACGGTGGACTCACCCTCGCGAAGGCGTCGACGACACCGTCGAACTTCGCCGGCGGCGTCCTCGACGCCGTCGAGAAGGGCGGCCTGCCGCTCGCGTCGGTCGACCAGTTCGTCCACGGAACGACCGTCGTCATCAACGCCATCACCGAGCGGACCGGCGAGGAGACGGCGCTGCTGACGACGGCCGGCTTCCGCGACGTGCTCGACGTGACACGCGCGAACCGCCCAGACATGTTCAACTACCAGTACGAGAAGCCCGAGCCGTTCGTCCCCCGGCGGCACCGCTGGGAGGTGCCCGAGCGCGTCGACCAGGCAGGCGAACCGGTCCAGCCGCTCGACGAGGACGCCGTCCGCGAGGCCGCCCGCGAGATCCGCGACGCCGGCTTCGACACCATCGCGGTCAGCTACCTCCACAGCTACGAGAACCCCGACCACGAGCGCCGCACACGCGAGCTCGTCGAGGAGGTCCACCCCGACGCCTACGTCACGCTCTCGCACGAGCTGACGAAGGAGTACCGGGAGTACGAGCGCACCAACACGGCCGTCCTCAACTCCTACGTCCGCCCCATCGCCGACGAGTACCTCGACACGCTCTCCGGACGCCTCGGGAACCAGGGGTTCGACGGCACCACGTACGCGATGAAGTCGAACGCGGGCACCGCGAGCTTCGACGAGGCCCGTCGTCGCCCCGTCGAGATGGTCGAGAGCGGCCCAGTCGGGGGCGTCTACGGCGCGGCCCACGTCGGCCGCCAGCTCGACGAGCCGGACGTCGTCAGCTTCGACATGGGCGGCACCACGGCGAAGACCTCGGTCGTCCGCGACGGCGAGGTCACCATCGACACCGACTACTGGCTCGAGTCGTCGCCCCGCGACGAGGGCTACCCGCTCAAGATCCCGGTCGTCGACATCGTCGAGATCGGTGCGGGCGGCGGCTCCATCGCCTGGACCGACGCGGGCGGCTCCATCAACGTCGGCCCCGAGAGCTCCGGTGCGGACCCCGGGCCGGCCTGTTACGGCCGCGGCGGCACCGAGCCGACCGTCACCGACGCCAACCTGCTCACCGGCCGGCTCAATCCGGACTACTTCCTCGGTGGCGACATGCGCCTCGACGTCGACGCCGCCGAAACCGCCCTCGAACCGCTCGCCGACGAGTTCGACACGAGCGTCCGCGAGGCCGCCCACGGCGTGCTCCGCGTCGTCAACTCCAACATGGCGAACGCGCTCAAGCAGGTGAGCATCCGCCGCGGCCACGACCCCCGCGACTTCGTGCTGGTCGCGAGCGGCGGCGCGGGCCCGCTGCACGCCGCGACCCTCGCGCGCGAACTCGGCGTGAAGGAGACGGTCGTCCCCCGGGCACCCGGGCAGTTCTCCGCGTGGGGGATGCTCGTCACCGACCTCCGGAAGGACTTCGCCCGGACCCGGGTCATGCCGTTCGACGGCGGCCACGCCGACGAGGTGGCTGCGACCGTCGCCGCGCTGGAGGCCGAGGCGCGCGACGCCTACGCCGCCGAGGACGTCGACGAGGACGAGCTCGTCCTCGAACGCTCGGTCGACCTGCGCTACGCCGGGCAGGAACACACCGTGAACACCCCGCTGGGCGACGGCCCGGTCGACGCGAGCGAGATCGCAGCGACCATCGAACGGTTCCACGCGCGCCACGAGCGGACGTTCGACTTCCGCCTCGACGACCCCTGCGAGGTCGTCAACGTCCGCCTGACCGCGTCCGCACCGATGCCGAAACCAGCCGTCGAATCGCTCGACGTGGCCGGCGAGCCCGCCGACGCGGTGAAGCACACCCGCGAGGTCGACTTCGCCACCGAGGGCATCCACGACGCCCGCGTCTACGAGCGCGACGCCCTCCCGACGGAGACGTCCATCGACGGCCCCGCGGTCGTCGAGGAACCCGCCTGCACGACGCTCGTCCACCCCGAACAGACGTTCGAGGTCGACACGTTCGGAAACCTACACATCAGCTAA
- a CDS encoding CPBP family intramembrane glutamic endopeptidase — protein sequence MKTTIASRPSPSAATRIQVRTVLVAIGLLGAAALSTQGIIEGFKLLQTAFGYGGNLTLTYLVGGALATVSYIVIAVVYLRYRPVVIHAPLRRSTLREVGWIVGGIVLAFGTAIVVEVIGALLGAEGATNFATAAAVENPILVYGLLLVGNLLLIGPAEELLFRGVIQGRLRESFGPALAIGITSLGFALSHVPSYWIGGSDLLTSGVFFALLGIAAGGIILGGIYERTKNLIVVALIHGLINAIAVGLTLVMYL from the coding sequence GTGAAGACGACCATCGCCAGTCGGCCGTCACCGTCCGCAGCTACCAGGATCCAGGTTCGTACGGTCCTCGTGGCAATCGGATTGCTCGGCGCGGCTGCACTCAGTACACAGGGCATCATTGAGGGATTCAAACTCCTCCAGACAGCGTTTGGATACGGTGGAAATCTCACACTCACATACCTCGTAGGGGGAGCACTTGCCACGGTTTCCTACATCGTCATCGCCGTCGTGTATCTCCGGTATCGGCCGGTAGTGATCCATGCACCACTTCGCCGATCCACCCTTCGAGAAGTCGGCTGGATCGTCGGCGGGATCGTCCTCGCGTTCGGCACCGCGATTGTCGTCGAGGTCATCGGCGCGCTTCTGGGTGCCGAAGGGGCGACAAACTTTGCCACGGCAGCGGCCGTCGAGAACCCGATATTGGTCTACGGCCTGCTACTGGTCGGCAATCTCCTTCTGATCGGCCCGGCCGAAGAACTCCTGTTCCGCGGCGTTATCCAGGGACGGTTGCGCGAGAGCTTCGGTCCCGCTCTCGCCATCGGGATCACCTCGCTAGGATTCGCCCTCAGCCACGTTCCCAGTTACTGGATCGGTGGCTCCGACCTTCTCACCTCCGGCGTCTTCTTCGCGCTGCTCGGCATCGCTGCTGGGGGGATCATCCTCGGGGGGATCTACGAACGGACGAAGAACTTGATCGTGGTCGCCCTGATCCACGGGCTCATCAACGCGATTGCTGTCGGTCTGACTCTCGTCATGTATCTGTGA
- a CDS encoding DUF2178 domain-containing protein: protein MTAANTNSRLTRQRYRGFVYGIGGLAILGLLAGFVVDQHFAGALVYLLGAWIAGGIAVLAPMWSEATLQDERDWELHNRASGILIGISMVLGLSILPVLYVLEAGNHLEITGVVSGVVLTFSALFLLYGVCFGVAKRRI from the coding sequence ATGACGGCCGCCAACACAAACTCGAGACTTACACGCCAGCGGTATCGAGGGTTCGTATACGGGATTGGTGGGCTAGCGATACTCGGCCTACTCGCCGGATTTGTAGTTGATCAACACTTCGCTGGGGCACTTGTCTATCTGCTTGGAGCGTGGATTGCCGGTGGGATCGCTGTTCTCGCACCAATGTGGAGCGAGGCTACACTGCAGGATGAGCGAGACTGGGAGTTACACAACCGGGCCAGTGGTATCTTGATCGGCATCTCGATGGTCCTCGGCCTAAGTATCCTACCAGTCCTATACGTCCTCGAAGCGGGGAATCATCTAGAAATCACTGGTGTCGTCTCGGGTGTGGTCCTCACGTTCTCAGCACTCTTCCTGTTGTACGGTGTGTGTTTCGGAGTGGCCAAACGGCGTATCTAA
- a CDS encoding cupin domain-containing protein: MSGVELTELADVWDDSTGSPLTLFESDDPESQTGSYVIQPGERVPEEGWTAHAGDEISVILDGSVELVTPDGEYSVEAGTLSVIPAGVEHYSVNRGDEPCRLVYTAVGGL; the protein is encoded by the coding sequence ATGAGCGGCGTCGAACTCACCGAACTCGCCGACGTCTGGGACGACAGCACGGGCAGCCCGCTCACGCTGTTCGAGAGCGACGACCCCGAGTCACAGACGGGGTCGTACGTCATCCAGCCGGGCGAGCGCGTGCCGGAGGAGGGCTGGACCGCCCACGCTGGCGACGAGATCTCCGTCATCCTCGACGGCTCGGTCGAACTCGTCACGCCGGACGGCGAGTACAGCGTCGAGGCGGGGACGCTGTCGGTCATCCCCGCAGGCGTCGAACACTACAGCGTCAACCGTGGAGACGAGCCCTGTCGGCTGGTGTACACCGCGGTCGGCGGGCTCTGA
- a CDS encoding hydantoinase B/oxoprolinase family protein produces the protein MSQQSTTSDSDVDPFTREVVTNALQSAAEEMFLNLGRTAKSSVIYETLDYACGVTDADANVVAQANGVPGFLGTLKFCVADAVEKFGRDGFDPGDVVLLNDYHGGTHLNDVAMVAPIFVDDELVGFTASKAHWTDVGGKDPGSWTTDATSVFQEGVQYPMVKLYEGGERNDAVYDIVVANTRMPEVTLGDMEAQQSSMGVGAERVVEVYERYGVETVQHAIEDSFDAGERLVRDEIRKLPNGTYTAEDKLDGDSVSGDPVHVEVEVTIEDETVALDYTGTDPEADGPINAPYAASVSDVRSFFQAITLPDADTNEGFFRPLDVTIPEGTVLNATKPAPIGTDWEGSAMAADLPWKALAPHLPDRLSAGHFLSVCATIVGGHDDRRGEEFLVVEPQPGGWGASPGKDGADVLVCSGDGDTLEMPVEVMETRFPLLFDQAALDTPQTAGHGEFRGGTGFVQDYRVYNESGGFITAGFGRSEFPPWGVDGGQDGDGNHIEIVRTDGEVERHSNLTNHQLADGDVARLVTSSGGGWGDPRERDPERVREDFRDDYITRETAREVYAVVLDEDGGIDEAETAALRDGSADEPTAGTGGEDR, from the coding sequence ATGTCACAGCAATCCACCACATCCGACAGCGACGTCGACCCGTTCACACGCGAGGTCGTGACGAACGCCCTGCAGAGCGCCGCCGAGGAGATGTTCCTCAACCTCGGGCGCACCGCGAAGTCGAGCGTCATCTACGAGACGCTGGACTACGCCTGCGGGGTCACCGACGCCGACGCGAACGTCGTCGCACAGGCCAACGGCGTCCCGGGCTTCCTCGGGACGCTGAAGTTCTGCGTCGCCGACGCCGTCGAGAAGTTCGGACGGGACGGCTTCGACCCCGGCGACGTGGTGCTCCTGAACGACTACCACGGCGGCACCCACCTCAACGACGTGGCGATGGTCGCACCCATCTTCGTCGACGACGAGCTCGTCGGCTTCACCGCATCGAAGGCCCACTGGACCGACGTCGGCGGGAAGGACCCCGGCTCGTGGACGACCGACGCGACCAGCGTCTTCCAGGAGGGTGTCCAGTACCCGATGGTGAAGCTGTACGAGGGCGGCGAGCGCAACGACGCTGTCTACGACATCGTCGTCGCCAACACCCGGATGCCCGAGGTCACGCTCGGCGACATGGAGGCCCAGCAGTCCTCGATGGGCGTCGGGGCCGAGCGCGTCGTCGAGGTGTACGAGCGCTACGGTGTCGAAACCGTCCAGCACGCCATCGAGGACAGCTTCGACGCCGGCGAACGCCTCGTCCGCGACGAGATACGGAAGCTGCCCAACGGCACGTACACCGCCGAGGACAAGCTCGACGGCGACAGCGTCTCCGGCGACCCGGTCCACGTCGAGGTCGAGGTGACCATCGAGGACGAGACGGTCGCGCTCGACTACACCGGCACCGACCCGGAGGCGGACGGCCCCATCAACGCACCCTACGCCGCCTCCGTCTCCGACGTCCGGTCGTTCTTCCAGGCCATCACGCTCCCGGACGCCGACACCAACGAGGGGTTCTTCCGGCCGCTCGACGTGACGATCCCGGAGGGGACGGTGCTCAACGCCACGAAACCAGCCCCCATCGGCACCGACTGGGAGGGCTCCGCGATGGCCGCGGACCTGCCGTGGAAGGCGCTCGCGCCCCACCTCCCGGACCGGCTCTCGGCCGGGCACTTCCTCAGCGTCTGCGCGACCATCGTCGGCGGCCACGACGACCGCCGGGGCGAGGAGTTCCTCGTCGTCGAACCACAGCCCGGCGGCTGGGGGGCGAGCCCCGGCAAGGACGGCGCGGACGTGCTCGTCTGCTCGGGCGACGGCGACACGCTGGAGATGCCCGTCGAGGTGATGGAAACGCGCTTCCCGCTGCTGTTCGACCAGGCCGCCCTCGACACACCCCAGACCGCCGGCCACGGCGAGTTCCGTGGCGGCACCGGCTTCGTGCAGGACTACCGGGTCTACAACGAGTCCGGCGGCTTCATCACCGCCGGATTCGGCCGCTCCGAGTTCCCGCCGTGGGGCGTCGACGGCGGACAGGACGGCGACGGCAACCACATCGAGATCGTCCGAACTGACGGCGAGGTCGAACGGCACAGCAACCTCACCAACCACCAGCTTGCCGACGGCGACGTTGCCCGACTGGTGACGAGTTCGGGCGGCGGGTGGGGCGACCCACGCGAGCGCGACCCGGAACGCGTCCGCGAGGACTTCCGCGACGACTACATCACCCGCGAGACGGCCCGCGAGGTGTACGCCGTCGTGCTCGACGAAGACGGCGGCATCGACGAGGCAGAGACGGCGGCGCTCAGGGACGGAAGTGCGGACGAACCGACCGCCGGGACAGGAGGTGAGGACCGATGA
- a CDS encoding Lrp/AsnC family transcriptional regulator yields MSSQSISADEWLENDKIKRILKEHLDETDYRIYKALNEDGRMSDTEIGERVGLSRTAARRRRKNLQENGLVDVIGVLVLQEAKFAYADVFVTLESGVDSDELDEFVDHVQSEELIYEIEEYMGKYDLLLRVWHASLSDIKEYLREELQNNPVVESYEAIPVTKTHKAWHKKVTDGE; encoded by the coding sequence ATGAGTTCACAGTCTATCTCTGCGGACGAATGGCTCGAAAACGACAAGATAAAACGGATTCTGAAGGAGCACCTCGACGAAACAGACTATCGTATCTACAAGGCACTGAACGAGGACGGCCGGATGTCCGACACTGAAATCGGCGAACGTGTCGGTCTCTCTCGAACGGCGGCGCGACGGCGACGGAAGAACCTCCAGGAGAACGGGCTGGTCGACGTTATCGGCGTCCTCGTCCTGCAGGAGGCGAAGTTCGCCTACGCGGACGTGTTCGTCACGCTCGAATCCGGCGTGGACAGCGACGAACTGGACGAGTTCGTCGACCACGTCCAGAGCGAGGAGCTCATCTACGAGATCGAGGAGTACATGGGTAAGTACGACCTGTTACTGCGGGTCTGGCACGCCTCGCTCTCGGACATCAAGGAGTACCTCAGGGAGGAACTCCAGAACAACCCGGTCGTCGAGAGCTACGAGGCCATCCCGGTCACGAAGACCCACAAGGCCTGGCACAAGAAAGTCACCGACGGAGAGTAG
- a CDS encoding copper-translocating P-type ATPase encodes MHEGHEQLFRRRFFVSTLLSIPVLLYSEILQEWLGFSVPAFPGSEWINPVFAVIVFAYGGVPFLRMAVPELRDRSPGMMTLISMAITVAFVYSLSTVVFPTQSAFFWELVTLIDIMLLGHWIEMRSVRRASSAVDELAKLLPDTAERITESGNTEEIPLSELSEGDLVLVRPGASVPADGIVEEGDSDVEESMITGESKPVSKEPGDEVIGGTINGDGSLRVRVGATGEETTLAGIMRLVDEARQSKSETQVLADRAAGWLFYVALGAAVVTAIAWTFAVSFDATVIERVVTVLVIACPHALGLAIPLVVAINTSLAARNGMLVRDRIAMEDARNLDAIIFDKTGTLTEGEHGVVDMATVDGVDEDDALRLAAAVEGDSEHMIARAIREAADERDLGAPETTDFEAIKGRGVRATVDGTEVYVGGPNLLTQLESEIPAHLQRFADEAGENTQTVVYLVREGELIAAFAMADVIRDESFRVVDALHDLGIEVAMLTGDSKDVADAVADELGIDTVFAEVLPEDKDEKVQELQDQGKLVGMVGDGVNDAPALTRADVGIAIGSGTDVAVQSADVILVQNNPMDVVRLVKLSGASYRKMQENIVWAAGYNVVAIPLAAGVLAPIGFLLSPAVGALLMSLSTVIVAINAQLLRRVDLSIPELPAGTPSTEAQPAD; translated from the coding sequence ATGCACGAGGGCCACGAGCAACTGTTCCGCCGACGCTTCTTCGTCTCGACACTCCTGTCAATTCCTGTCCTCCTCTACAGCGAAATCCTGCAGGAGTGGCTCGGGTTCTCCGTCCCCGCGTTCCCGGGGAGCGAGTGGATCAACCCCGTCTTCGCGGTCATCGTCTTCGCGTACGGGGGTGTACCGTTCCTCCGGATGGCGGTGCCGGAGCTGAGAGACCGGTCGCCGGGGATGATGACGCTCATCTCGATGGCGATCACCGTCGCGTTCGTCTACAGCCTTTCGACCGTGGTCTTCCCGACGCAGTCGGCGTTCTTCTGGGAGCTCGTGACGCTGATCGACATCATGCTGCTCGGGCACTGGATCGAGATGCGGTCGGTGCGCCGTGCCTCGAGCGCGGTCGACGAGCTGGCGAAGCTGCTGCCCGATACCGCCGAGCGCATCACCGAGTCCGGGAACACCGAGGAGATTCCCCTCAGTGAACTCTCTGAGGGCGACCTCGTACTCGTCCGACCGGGCGCGAGTGTCCCTGCTGACGGAATCGTCGAGGAGGGCGACTCGGACGTCGAGGAGTCGATGATCACCGGCGAGTCGAAACCGGTCTCGAAGGAACCCGGTGACGAGGTCATCGGCGGGACGATCAACGGCGACGGCAGTCTCCGCGTCCGCGTCGGTGCGACGGGCGAGGAGACGACGCTCGCGGGCATCATGCGCCTCGTCGATGAGGCGCGGCAGAGCAAATCCGAGACACAGGTGCTGGCCGATCGGGCGGCCGGCTGGCTGTTCTACGTCGCGCTCGGGGCGGCGGTCGTGACCGCAATCGCGTGGACGTTCGCTGTCTCGTTCGACGCGACCGTCATCGAGCGCGTCGTCACGGTGCTCGTCATCGCCTGCCCACACGCCCTCGGACTCGCCATCCCGCTGGTCGTCGCGATCAACACGTCGCTCGCCGCCCGGAACGGGATGCTCGTTCGCGACCGCATCGCGATGGAGGACGCACGGAACCTGGACGCGATCATCTTCGACAAGACAGGGACGCTCACCGAAGGCGAGCACGGCGTCGTGGATATGGCAACCGTCGACGGCGTCGACGAGGATGACGCACTCCGGCTGGCGGCAGCCGTCGAGGGCGACTCCGAACACATGATCGCTCGAGCCATCCGGGAGGCAGCTGACGAGCGTGATCTTGGTGCACCTGAGACGACCGACTTCGAGGCGATCAAAGGTCGTGGCGTCCGCGCGACCGTCGACGGAACCGAGGTGTACGTCGGCGGGCCGAACCTGTTGACCCAACTCGAGAGTGAGATACCGGCCCATCTCCAGCGCTTCGCTGACGAGGCAGGCGAGAACACCCAGACAGTGGTGTATCTCGTTCGCGAAGGCGAGCTGATTGCCGCGTTCGCGATGGCCGACGTGATCCGGGACGAGAGTTTCCGCGTCGTCGACGCCCTCCACGATCTGGGCATCGAGGTGGCGATGCTGACTGGCGACTCCAAGGACGTCGCGGACGCTGTCGCGGACGAACTGGGCATCGACACGGTGTTCGCGGAGGTCCTCCCCGAAGACAAGGACGAGAAAGTGCAGGAACTCCAGGACCAGGGGAAGCTCGTGGGGATGGTCGGCGACGGCGTCAACGACGCACCGGCGCTGACGCGGGCCGACGTCGGCATCGCTATCGGGAGCGGAACCGACGTTGCGGTCCAGTCGGCGGACGTCATCCTCGTCCAGAACAACCCGATGGACGTCGTTCGGCTAGTCAAGCTGAGCGGGGCGAGCTACCGGAAGATGCAGGAGAACATCGTGTGGGCAGCCGGCTACAACGTCGTCGCGATTCCGCTTGCAGCAGGCGTGTTGGCACCGATCGGCTTTCTGCTGTCCCCCGCCGTGGGCGCACTGCTGATGTCGCTGAGTACGGTCATCGTCGCCATCAACGCCCAGCTGCTTCGGCGCGTGGATCTGTCCATCCCCGAGCTTCCAGCCGGGACACCGTCCACGGAGGCACAACCCGCTGACTGA